One window of the Megalops cyprinoides isolate fMegCyp1 chromosome 2, fMegCyp1.pri, whole genome shotgun sequence genome contains the following:
- the gpbp1l1 gene encoding vasculin-like protein 1 produces MAQHDFVPAWLNFSTPQPTKSPAASFEKHGEHFPRGDGRPSVSRRRHNSSDGFFNNDSLRASASDGWAQPLLLRHDSVDSGVSKGSHGGLVSGPGWKEASTWHGAPWGQEGGGPHHHHHHGRHQKRGGGDRDRDRQGGHRQRNGTFHPRKGPPFQDRVSDEERKEDKLNFVEEDFPSLNPEANGKPVSQARAVGAPAGVWENPPTAKQAVSKMLVIKKVSKEDPCAAFSAGFASTGPLPANGAKVPITGPSVYKNLVPKPAAAPSKSGPWKPNGREAKSGLHFSGRDSAFTSPISVTKPLTPVSTAPHAAPKEPPSSTTPPIDITPPRLKLMRRSTDRKSEFLRALKDERNGEVTTCHSPGTPGEGDSSTPEPKEYSEGLCHENGISHSLSDSDTEHLSSSLEAEHRLLKAMGWQEYPENDDNFLPLTEDELKEFQAKTEQLKKQHGFGRNGVLLKPRGATLQFTQWRGAVETGLDEGSESETSSSSQTSDDDDT; encoded by the exons ATGGCGCAGCATGACTTTGTTCCTGCCTGGCTTAACTTCTCAACGCCTCAACCCACCAAG tcccctGCAGCAAGCTTTGAGAAACATGGAGAGCACTTCCCCCGCGGAGACGGGAGGCCGAGCGTGAGCCGGCGACGCCACAACTCCTCCGACGGCTTTTTCAACAACGACTCCCTCAGAGCATCAGCAA GCGACGGGTGGGCACAGCCGTTGCTCCTGCGGCATGACTCTGTCGACTCGGGCGTGTCGAAGGGCAGCCATGGCGGACTGGTCAGCGGACCGGGGTGGAAGGAGGCGTCCACCTGGCATGGGGCGCCATGGGGGCAGGAGGGCGGGGggccccaccaccaccaccaccacgggCGCCACCAGAAACGcgggggaggggacagggacagggacaggcagggtggGCATCGGCAGCGCAACGGCACCTTCCACCCCCGCAAGGGACCCCCCTTCCAGGACAGGGTCTCTGACGAGGAGCGCAAGGAGGACAAGCTGAACTTTGTGGAAGAAGATTTT CCCTCCCTTAACCCAGAAGCCAATGGAAAGCCAGTGAGCCAGGCACGCGCCGTGGGGGCTCCTGCGGGAGTGTGGG AGAACCCACCCACCGCCAAGCAGGCGGTGTCCAAGATGCTGGTCATTAAGAAGGTGTCGAAAGAAGACCCCTGTGCAGCTTTCTCTGCAGGGTTTGCCAGCACAGGTCCTCTCCCTGCCAACGGCGCCAAAGTCCCAATCACTGGTCCCAGCGTTTACAAAAATCTGGTTCCCAAGCCAGCCGCAGCCCCCAGTAAG TCTGGTCCGTGGAAACCCAACGGAAGGGAAGCAAAGTCTGGATTGCATTTCTCAGGCAGGGACTCTGCCTTCACCAGCCCCATCTCTGTGACCAAACCCTTGACCCCTGTCAGCACCGCGCCCCATGCAGCCCCCAAGGAG CCTCCATCCAGCACCACCCCACCCATTGACATCACCCCTCCTCGCCTCAAACTAATGCGCCGCAGCACTGACCGCAAGAGTGAGTTTCTGCGGGCCCTGAAGGACGAGAGGAACGGCGAGGTGACCACATGTCACAGTCCTGGAACCCCGGGAGAG GGCGACAGCAGCACCCCGGAGCCCAAGGAGTACAGCGAGGGCCTCTGCCATGAGAACGGCATCTCTCACAGCCTCAGCGACTCGGACACCGAACACCTGTCCAGCTCCTTGGAGGCGGAACACAG GTTACTCAAGGCCATGGGCTGGCAGGAATATCCAGAGAACGATGACAACTTCCTGCCCTTGACAGAAGACGAACTGAAAGAATTTCAAGCGAAAACTGAGCAG CTGAAGAAGCAGCATGGCTTCGGGAGGAACGGGGTGTTGCTCAAGCCTCGTGGCGCGACTCTGCAGTTCACCCAGTGGAGAGGCGCTGTGGAAACAGGCCTGGATGAAGGCTCCGAGTCAGAGACCAGCAGCAGTAGCCAGACCTCCGATGACGACGACACCTAA
- the ccdc17 gene encoding coiled-coil domain-containing protein 17 codes for METLGEYKCRNCDMAFRSLGLLDKHREHFCIGSDIGDPLILKQRNSKFMEPEDSEWGPGPKKAETPEFIRQREPRNELAGLRRWRERAGDMEGPSGKEQNLGGHVSNSLALRKLTDEFHKLRMSIEESMPTCPTQWDHRERVQEMAERHGQQLAEIQAHNRQLEQQREEIGRQLAELAGLGNTANLEKLLLELQEQEERNEEALLQLKGQIQTLQDQQGAKEDSVRPDSPTTGSHEDRKSQNINFDLISFGDGPLSGQIRALRLAYVQSGGSDPVVLAQMHDLQAEAHVLERARRKAEHKGCKKRSKPSQRALDSELLAVELENQRLEEEILRIQMARERHRGEEAAGAELQQMQREQIHQMAAVQAEIEYLRREVERAKEHPRERSHVCFQEQARPTLGRPVLDPLETLGPAPYDPGAGFVIFYDLVLGLDATLRTVRLLAGLYAGGQEIGRPVPLPAVPCQPGGGLPYAYGVPMGNYATLAVKQPVPRMQPSPSLSLVVELQAAGGLDSYGQEVQRLVSRGWAQLDLFDEHNQVQSGHWRVPFRALPLRPSLSTGQLNSVPQVGSMELCLRIANARDGDVQSLVNVEPGNASQYKYPSMVGCIKSSVS; via the exons ATGGAAACGTTGGGGGAGTATAAATGTCGAAACTGCGACATGGCCTTTCGCTCACTGGGCCTTCTGgataaacacagagaacactTCTGCATCGGAAGCGACATCGGGGACCCCCTGATTTTAAAGCAGAGGAATTCCAAGTTCATGGAACCGGAGGACAGCGAGTGGGGGCCAGGTCCCAAAAAGGCCGAGACCCCTGAATTTATTAGG CAGAGAGAGCCGAGGAACGAGCTGGCGGGGCTGCGGAGGTGGCGCGAGCGGGCCGGGGACATGGAGGGGCCATCTGGGAAAGAGCAGAACCTGGGCGGCCATGTGTCAAACAGCCTCGCGCTCAGGAAGCTCACAGATGAG TTTCACAAGCTCAGGATGTCAATCGAGGAGAGCATGCCTACCTGTCCCAC GCAGTGGGAtcacagggagagagtgcaggagatGGCGGAGAGACACGGACAGCAGCTAGCAGAGATACAGGCGCACAACCgtcagctggagcagcagagggagg agattGGGCGTCAGCTGGCAGAACTGGCAGGCCTAGGAAACACAGCCaacctggagaagctgctgttagagctgcaggagcaggaggagaggaatgaggaagctctgctgcagctgaagggGCAAATCCAAACTCTGCAGGATCAGCAGGG GGCGAAAGAAGATAGTGTCCGACCTGACTCGCCCACCACAGGGTCACATGAGGACAGGAAGTCACAGAACATCAACTTTGACCTCATTTCCTTTGGGGACGGACCTCTCTCAGGCCAAATCAG GGCTCTGAGGCTGGCCTACGTGCAGTCAGGCGGCTCTGATCCGGTGGTTCTGGCCCAGATGCATGACCTGCAGGCCGAGGCCCACGTGCTGGAGCGGGCCAGGCGCAAAGCGGAACACAAGGGCTGCAAAAAGA GATCGAAGCCCTCACAGCGGGCGCTGGACTCCGAGCTGCTGGCAGTGGAGCTGGAGAACCagcggctggaggaggagatccTGAGGATTCAGATGGCCAGGGAGAGACACCGCGGGGAGGAGG CAGCGGGAGCAGAACTGCAGCAGATGCAGAGGGAGCAAATTCATCAAATGGCCGCCGTGCAGGCGGAGATAGAGTACCTGCGCAGAGAAGTGGAGAGGGCCAAGGAGCACCCCCGGGAACGCAg TCATGTCTGTTTCCAGGAGCAGGCCAGGCCCACGCTGGGCAGGCCTGTGCTTGACCCCCTGGAAACGCTTGGCCCTGCGCCCTATGACCCGGG ggcaGGTTTTGTGATATTCTATGACCTGGTGCTGGGTCTGGACGCCACCCTTCGCACGGTGCGTCTGTTGGCGGGGCTGTACGCTGGTGGTCAGGAGATAGGGCGTCCTGTTCCCCTGCCGGCTGTGCCGTGCCAGCCCGGGGGAGGCCTGCCTTATGCCTACGGCGTGCCCATGGGAAACTACGCTACACTGGCTGTCAAACAGCCCGTGCCAAG GATGCAGCCTTCACCTTCCCTCTCCCTGGTAGTTGAGCTACAGGCAGCTGGTGGCCTGGACTCTTACGGCCAGGAGGTCCAGCGTCTGGTATCTAGGGGCTGGGCCCAGCTAGACCTCTTTGATGAGCACAACCAGGTCCAGAGCGGTCACTGGAGGGTCCCCTTCCGTGCTCTCCCACTTCGACCCTCACTCAGCACTGGGCAGCTGAACTCAGTCCCTCAG GTTGGCAGTATGGAGCTTTGTTTGCGGATTGCCAATGCCAGGGATGGGGATGTGCAGTCCCTTGTAAATGTTGAGCCAGGCAATGCCAGCCAGTATAAGTACCCCTCCATGGTAGGTTGCATCAAATCATCTGTCTCCTGA
- the LOC118772912 gene encoding nuclear autoantigenic sperm protein isoform X2 has protein sequence MPEDTPAPSNAESMEEKPCSSSAAASSDVMEEAKKLIGTGNRHLVMGDVVSAVNVFQEACGMLAEKYGDTADECGEAFFLCGKALLDLARMENTVLGNALEGVPEESSEEGEKLDNSKIESADNLDDDDDDDDDDDDDDDEDGEGTAEDKESEEEEVGNLQLAWEMLEVAKVIYKRKESKEDQLMAAQAHLKLGEVGAESGNYIQALEDFQECLALQLKHLPPHSRLLAETHYQLGVTFGYVSQYAQAIQHFNSSIQVIESRLAMLQEVINKAEGTDEAAEEKRETEELKQLLPDIREKVEDARESQKTAGAASAAIQQTLSGASTSSAFSGENGGTSASSVSQVSATPTDGGTTKSVSDISHLVRKKRKPEEESPIKDSDAKKAKQEATVNGRGDSASNGNGVQEKMEQDEPVKPSASVETS, from the exons ATGCCAGAAGATACTCCAGCCCCTTCGAACGCTGAAAG CATGGAGGAAAAGCCCTGCTCGTCAAGCGCCGCTGCCAG CTCTGATGTCATGGAGGAGGCAAAGAAACTGATTGGCACAGGGAACAGACACCTCGTTATGGGGGATGTGGTGTCAGCCGTCAATGTGTTCCAGGAGGCTTGTGGCATGCT agctgAGAAATACGGAGACACAGCTGATGAATGTGGGGAagctttctttctgtgtggGAAGGCTCTGCTGGATCTGGCCAG GATGGAGAATACTGTCCTGGGGAATGCTCTGGAAGGAGTCCCTGAGGAGTCATCTGAGGAAGGGGAGAAGCTGGACAACTCAAAAATTGAGAGTGCAGACAACTTGGATG atgatgatgatgatgatgatgatgacgatgacgacgatgatgaaGATGGGGAAGGCACTGCAGAAGACAAG GaaagtgaagaggaggaggttggAAATCTACAGCTGGCCTGGGAGATGTTGGAAGTAGCCAAGGTCATCTACAAAAG AAAGGAGAGCAAGGAGGACCAGTTAATGGCAGCACAAGCACACCTGAAGCTGGGGGAAGTAGGAGCTGAATCTG GTAACTACATTCAGGCCCTGGAGGACTTCCAGGAATGTTTGGCCTTGCAGCTGAAGCACTTGCCCCCCCACAGCCGCCTGTTGGCTGAGACGCACTACCAGCTGGGTGTGACCTTCGGCTACGTTAGTCAGTACGCCCAGGCCATCCAGCACTTCAACAGCTCCATCCAGGTCATCGAGAGCCGACTGG CAATGCTCCAGGAGGTCATCAACAAGGCGGAGGGGACAGATGAGGCCGCGGAAGAGAAGCGGGAGACggaggagctgaagcagctgcTGCCTGACATCAGGGAGAAGGTGGAGGATGCCCGGGAGAGTCAGAAGACCGCCGGAGCGGCATCAGCAGCCATTCAGCAAACCCTG TCTGGAGCTTCTACGTCGTCCGCATTTTCTGGGGAAAATGGAGGCACCTCTGCATCCTCTGTAAGCCAG GTCTCTGCAACGCCCACTGACGGAGGTACCACCAAGTCCGTGTCGGACATCTCCCACCTTGTCAGGAAGAAG AGGAAACCAGAGGAGGAGAGCCCAATAAAGGACAGTGATGCTAAAAAGGCCAAACAGGAGGCCACAGTTAATGGCCGGGGAGACTCTGCCAGCAACGGCAATGGAGTCCAGGAGAAAATGGAGCAGGATGAG CCAGTGAAGCCGTCCGCCTCAGTGGAGACCTCATGA
- the LOC118772912 gene encoding nuclear autoantigenic sperm protein isoform X4: MPEDTPAPSNAESMEEKPCSSSAAASSDVMEEAKKLIGTGNRHLVMGDVVSAVNVFQEACGMLAEKYGDTADECGEAFFLCGKALLDLARMENTVLGNALEGVPEESSEEGEKLDNSKIESADNLDDDDDDDDDDEDGEGTAEDKESEEEEVGNLQLAWEMLEVAKVIYKRKESKEDQLMAAQAHLKLGEVGAESGNYIQALEDFQECLALQLKHLPPHSRLLAETHYQLGVTFGYVSQYAQAIQHFNSSIQVIESRLAMLQEVINKAEGTDEAAEEKRETEELKQLLPDIREKVEDARESQKTAGAASAAIQQTLSGASTSSAFSGENGGTSASSVSQVVSATPTDGGTTKSVSDISHLVRKKRKPEEESPIKDSDAKKAKQEATVNGRGDSASNGNGVQEKMEQDEPVKPSASVETS; this comes from the exons ATGCCAGAAGATACTCCAGCCCCTTCGAACGCTGAAAG CATGGAGGAAAAGCCCTGCTCGTCAAGCGCCGCTGCCAG CTCTGATGTCATGGAGGAGGCAAAGAAACTGATTGGCACAGGGAACAGACACCTCGTTATGGGGGATGTGGTGTCAGCCGTCAATGTGTTCCAGGAGGCTTGTGGCATGCT agctgAGAAATACGGAGACACAGCTGATGAATGTGGGGAagctttctttctgtgtggGAAGGCTCTGCTGGATCTGGCCAG GATGGAGAATACTGTCCTGGGGAATGCTCTGGAAGGAGTCCCTGAGGAGTCATCTGAGGAAGGGGAGAAGCTGGACAACTCAAAAATTGAGAGTGCAGACAACTTGGATG atgatgatgacgatgacgacgatgatgaaGATGGGGAAGGCACTGCAGAAGACAAG GaaagtgaagaggaggaggttggAAATCTACAGCTGGCCTGGGAGATGTTGGAAGTAGCCAAGGTCATCTACAAAAG AAAGGAGAGCAAGGAGGACCAGTTAATGGCAGCACAAGCACACCTGAAGCTGGGGGAAGTAGGAGCTGAATCTG GTAACTACATTCAGGCCCTGGAGGACTTCCAGGAATGTTTGGCCTTGCAGCTGAAGCACTTGCCCCCCCACAGCCGCCTGTTGGCTGAGACGCACTACCAGCTGGGTGTGACCTTCGGCTACGTTAGTCAGTACGCCCAGGCCATCCAGCACTTCAACAGCTCCATCCAGGTCATCGAGAGCCGACTGG CAATGCTCCAGGAGGTCATCAACAAGGCGGAGGGGACAGATGAGGCCGCGGAAGAGAAGCGGGAGACggaggagctgaagcagctgcTGCCTGACATCAGGGAGAAGGTGGAGGATGCCCGGGAGAGTCAGAAGACCGCCGGAGCGGCATCAGCAGCCATTCAGCAAACCCTG TCTGGAGCTTCTACGTCGTCCGCATTTTCTGGGGAAAATGGAGGCACCTCTGCATCCTCTGTAAGCCAGGTA GTCTCTGCAACGCCCACTGACGGAGGTACCACCAAGTCCGTGTCGGACATCTCCCACCTTGTCAGGAAGAAG AGGAAACCAGAGGAGGAGAGCCCAATAAAGGACAGTGATGCTAAAAAGGCCAAACAGGAGGCCACAGTTAATGGCCGGGGAGACTCTGCCAGCAACGGCAATGGAGTCCAGGAGAAAATGGAGCAGGATGAG CCAGTGAAGCCGTCCGCCTCAGTGGAGACCTCATGA
- the LOC118772912 gene encoding nuclear autoantigenic sperm protein isoform X3: MPEDTPAPSNAESMEEKPCSSSAAASSDVMEEAKKLIGTGNRHLVMGDVVSAVNVFQEACGMLAEKYGDTADECGEAFFLCGKALLDLARMENTVLGNALEGVPEESSEEGEKLDNSKIESADNLDDDDDDDDDDDDEDGEGTAEDKESEEEEVGNLQLAWEMLEVAKVIYKRKESKEDQLMAAQAHLKLGEVGAESGNYIQALEDFQECLALQLKHLPPHSRLLAETHYQLGVTFGYVSQYAQAIQHFNSSIQVIESRLAMLQEVINKAEGTDEAAEEKRETEELKQLLPDIREKVEDARESQKTAGAASAAIQQTLSGASTSSAFSGENGGTSASSVSQVVSATPTDGGTTKSVSDISHLVRKKRKPEEESPIKDSDAKKAKQEATVNGRGDSASNGNGVQEKMEQDEPVKPSASVETS; the protein is encoded by the exons ATGCCAGAAGATACTCCAGCCCCTTCGAACGCTGAAAG CATGGAGGAAAAGCCCTGCTCGTCAAGCGCCGCTGCCAG CTCTGATGTCATGGAGGAGGCAAAGAAACTGATTGGCACAGGGAACAGACACCTCGTTATGGGGGATGTGGTGTCAGCCGTCAATGTGTTCCAGGAGGCTTGTGGCATGCT agctgAGAAATACGGAGACACAGCTGATGAATGTGGGGAagctttctttctgtgtggGAAGGCTCTGCTGGATCTGGCCAG GATGGAGAATACTGTCCTGGGGAATGCTCTGGAAGGAGTCCCTGAGGAGTCATCTGAGGAAGGGGAGAAGCTGGACAACTCAAAAATTGAGAGTGCAGACAACTTGGATG atgatgatgatgatgacgatgacgacgatgatgaaGATGGGGAAGGCACTGCAGAAGACAAG GaaagtgaagaggaggaggttggAAATCTACAGCTGGCCTGGGAGATGTTGGAAGTAGCCAAGGTCATCTACAAAAG AAAGGAGAGCAAGGAGGACCAGTTAATGGCAGCACAAGCACACCTGAAGCTGGGGGAAGTAGGAGCTGAATCTG GTAACTACATTCAGGCCCTGGAGGACTTCCAGGAATGTTTGGCCTTGCAGCTGAAGCACTTGCCCCCCCACAGCCGCCTGTTGGCTGAGACGCACTACCAGCTGGGTGTGACCTTCGGCTACGTTAGTCAGTACGCCCAGGCCATCCAGCACTTCAACAGCTCCATCCAGGTCATCGAGAGCCGACTGG CAATGCTCCAGGAGGTCATCAACAAGGCGGAGGGGACAGATGAGGCCGCGGAAGAGAAGCGGGAGACggaggagctgaagcagctgcTGCCTGACATCAGGGAGAAGGTGGAGGATGCCCGGGAGAGTCAGAAGACCGCCGGAGCGGCATCAGCAGCCATTCAGCAAACCCTG TCTGGAGCTTCTACGTCGTCCGCATTTTCTGGGGAAAATGGAGGCACCTCTGCATCCTCTGTAAGCCAGGTA GTCTCTGCAACGCCCACTGACGGAGGTACCACCAAGTCCGTGTCGGACATCTCCCACCTTGTCAGGAAGAAG AGGAAACCAGAGGAGGAGAGCCCAATAAAGGACAGTGATGCTAAAAAGGCCAAACAGGAGGCCACAGTTAATGGCCGGGGAGACTCTGCCAGCAACGGCAATGGAGTCCAGGAGAAAATGGAGCAGGATGAG CCAGTGAAGCCGTCCGCCTCAGTGGAGACCTCATGA
- the LOC118772912 gene encoding nuclear autoantigenic sperm protein isoform X5 — translation MPEDTPAPSNAESMEEKPCSSSAAASSDVMEEAKKLIGTGNRHLVMGDVVSAVNVFQEACGMLAEKYGDTADECGEAFFLCGKALLDLARMENTVLGNALEGVPEESSEEGEKLDNSKIESADNLDDDDDDDDDDDDDDDEDGEGTAEDKESEEEEVGNLQLAWEMLEVAKVIYKRKESKEDQLMAAQAHLKLGEVGAESGNYIQALEDFQECLALQLKHLPPHSRLLAETHYQLGVTFGYVSQYAQAIQHFNSSIQVIESRLAMLQEVINKAEGTDEAAEEKRETEELKQLLPDIREKVEDARESQKTAGAASAAIQQTLVSATPTDGGTTKSVSDISHLVRKKRKPEEESPIKDSDAKKAKQEATVNGRGDSASNGNGVQEKMEQDEPVKPSASVETS, via the exons ATGCCAGAAGATACTCCAGCCCCTTCGAACGCTGAAAG CATGGAGGAAAAGCCCTGCTCGTCAAGCGCCGCTGCCAG CTCTGATGTCATGGAGGAGGCAAAGAAACTGATTGGCACAGGGAACAGACACCTCGTTATGGGGGATGTGGTGTCAGCCGTCAATGTGTTCCAGGAGGCTTGTGGCATGCT agctgAGAAATACGGAGACACAGCTGATGAATGTGGGGAagctttctttctgtgtggGAAGGCTCTGCTGGATCTGGCCAG GATGGAGAATACTGTCCTGGGGAATGCTCTGGAAGGAGTCCCTGAGGAGTCATCTGAGGAAGGGGAGAAGCTGGACAACTCAAAAATTGAGAGTGCAGACAACTTGGATG atgatgatgatgatgatgatgatgacgatgacgacgatgatgaaGATGGGGAAGGCACTGCAGAAGACAAG GaaagtgaagaggaggaggttggAAATCTACAGCTGGCCTGGGAGATGTTGGAAGTAGCCAAGGTCATCTACAAAAG AAAGGAGAGCAAGGAGGACCAGTTAATGGCAGCACAAGCACACCTGAAGCTGGGGGAAGTAGGAGCTGAATCTG GTAACTACATTCAGGCCCTGGAGGACTTCCAGGAATGTTTGGCCTTGCAGCTGAAGCACTTGCCCCCCCACAGCCGCCTGTTGGCTGAGACGCACTACCAGCTGGGTGTGACCTTCGGCTACGTTAGTCAGTACGCCCAGGCCATCCAGCACTTCAACAGCTCCATCCAGGTCATCGAGAGCCGACTGG CAATGCTCCAGGAGGTCATCAACAAGGCGGAGGGGACAGATGAGGCCGCGGAAGAGAAGCGGGAGACggaggagctgaagcagctgcTGCCTGACATCAGGGAGAAGGTGGAGGATGCCCGGGAGAGTCAGAAGACCGCCGGAGCGGCATCAGCAGCCATTCAGCAAACCCTG GTCTCTGCAACGCCCACTGACGGAGGTACCACCAAGTCCGTGTCGGACATCTCCCACCTTGTCAGGAAGAAG AGGAAACCAGAGGAGGAGAGCCCAATAAAGGACAGTGATGCTAAAAAGGCCAAACAGGAGGCCACAGTTAATGGCCGGGGAGACTCTGCCAGCAACGGCAATGGAGTCCAGGAGAAAATGGAGCAGGATGAG CCAGTGAAGCCGTCCGCCTCAGTGGAGACCTCATGA
- the LOC118772912 gene encoding nuclear autoantigenic sperm protein isoform X1 — protein sequence MPEDTPAPSNAESMEEKPCSSSAAASSDVMEEAKKLIGTGNRHLVMGDVVSAVNVFQEACGMLAEKYGDTADECGEAFFLCGKALLDLARMENTVLGNALEGVPEESSEEGEKLDNSKIESADNLDDDDDDDDDDDDDDDEDGEGTAEDKESEEEEVGNLQLAWEMLEVAKVIYKRKESKEDQLMAAQAHLKLGEVGAESGNYIQALEDFQECLALQLKHLPPHSRLLAETHYQLGVTFGYVSQYAQAIQHFNSSIQVIESRLAMLQEVINKAEGTDEAAEEKRETEELKQLLPDIREKVEDARESQKTAGAASAAIQQTLSGASTSSAFSGENGGTSASSVSQVVSATPTDGGTTKSVSDISHLVRKKRKPEEESPIKDSDAKKAKQEATVNGRGDSASNGNGVQEKMEQDEPVKPSASVETS from the exons ATGCCAGAAGATACTCCAGCCCCTTCGAACGCTGAAAG CATGGAGGAAAAGCCCTGCTCGTCAAGCGCCGCTGCCAG CTCTGATGTCATGGAGGAGGCAAAGAAACTGATTGGCACAGGGAACAGACACCTCGTTATGGGGGATGTGGTGTCAGCCGTCAATGTGTTCCAGGAGGCTTGTGGCATGCT agctgAGAAATACGGAGACACAGCTGATGAATGTGGGGAagctttctttctgtgtggGAAGGCTCTGCTGGATCTGGCCAG GATGGAGAATACTGTCCTGGGGAATGCTCTGGAAGGAGTCCCTGAGGAGTCATCTGAGGAAGGGGAGAAGCTGGACAACTCAAAAATTGAGAGTGCAGACAACTTGGATG atgatgatgatgatgatgatgatgacgatgacgacgatgatgaaGATGGGGAAGGCACTGCAGAAGACAAG GaaagtgaagaggaggaggttggAAATCTACAGCTGGCCTGGGAGATGTTGGAAGTAGCCAAGGTCATCTACAAAAG AAAGGAGAGCAAGGAGGACCAGTTAATGGCAGCACAAGCACACCTGAAGCTGGGGGAAGTAGGAGCTGAATCTG GTAACTACATTCAGGCCCTGGAGGACTTCCAGGAATGTTTGGCCTTGCAGCTGAAGCACTTGCCCCCCCACAGCCGCCTGTTGGCTGAGACGCACTACCAGCTGGGTGTGACCTTCGGCTACGTTAGTCAGTACGCCCAGGCCATCCAGCACTTCAACAGCTCCATCCAGGTCATCGAGAGCCGACTGG CAATGCTCCAGGAGGTCATCAACAAGGCGGAGGGGACAGATGAGGCCGCGGAAGAGAAGCGGGAGACggaggagctgaagcagctgcTGCCTGACATCAGGGAGAAGGTGGAGGATGCCCGGGAGAGTCAGAAGACCGCCGGAGCGGCATCAGCAGCCATTCAGCAAACCCTG TCTGGAGCTTCTACGTCGTCCGCATTTTCTGGGGAAAATGGAGGCACCTCTGCATCCTCTGTAAGCCAGGTA GTCTCTGCAACGCCCACTGACGGAGGTACCACCAAGTCCGTGTCGGACATCTCCCACCTTGTCAGGAAGAAG AGGAAACCAGAGGAGGAGAGCCCAATAAAGGACAGTGATGCTAAAAAGGCCAAACAGGAGGCCACAGTTAATGGCCGGGGAGACTCTGCCAGCAACGGCAATGGAGTCCAGGAGAAAATGGAGCAGGATGAG CCAGTGAAGCCGTCCGCCTCAGTGGAGACCTCATGA